From one Coffea eugenioides isolate CCC68of chromosome 11, Ceug_1.0, whole genome shotgun sequence genomic stretch:
- the LOC113753257 gene encoding erlin-1 — MDAQQQQGAAAPQPPLPPRPAGPDFTPILTVFFAFIAIFLVATSQVLVPSSSNLLDSLATLHQVPEGHVGVYWRGGALLKTITDPGFHVKLPLITQFEPIQVTLQTDLVRDIPCGTKGGVMINFEKIEVVNRLRKQYVYETLLNYGVNYDNTWIYDKIHHEINQFCSVHSLQQVYIDMFDQIDEKMKDALQADCTRYAPGIEIISVRVTKPKIPDSIRRNFEQMEEERTKVLIAMERQKVAEKEAETQKKVAISEAEKYAHVSKIQMEQKLMEKESTRKQEEIANAIYMAREKSLADAEFYRTMKVAEANKMKLTPEYLELKFIEAIANNSKIFFGDKVPSMIFDQRILGDFLKDAGRRNLGL; from the exons ATGGATGCTCAGCAACAGCAGGGAGCTGCCGCTCCGCAACCGCCGCTGCCACCGCGACCCGCTGGCCCAGATTTCACTCCGATCCTAACAGTCTTCTTTGCCTTCATTGCTATTTTTCTCGTG GCCACGTCACAGGTGCTTGTTCCTTCTTCATCCAATTTGCTAGATAGCTTGGCTACTTTACATCAAGTTCCAGAAGGCCATGTTGGCGTTTATTGGAGAGGGGGTGCTCTTCTGAAGACAATTACCGATCCAG GTTTTCATGTGAAATTGCCTTTGATAACCCAGTTTGAGCCCATTCAAGTTACTCTTCAAACAGATTTG GTGAGGGATATTCCCTGTGGAACAAAAGGGGGTGTAATGATCAACTTTGAGAAGATAGAA GTCGTTAACCGCCTTCGTAAGCAGTATGTTTATGAAACGCTGCTCAACTATGGTGTCAATTATGACAATACTTGGATATATGATAAAATCCATCATGAGATCAATCAGTTTTGCAGCGTACATTCCCTTCAGCAGGTTTACATTGATATGTTTGACCAG ATTGatgagaaaatgaaagatgcTCTTCAAGCTGATTGCACACGTTATGCTCCTGGTATTGAAATTATCAGTGTTCGTGTTACAAAGCCTAAGATCCCTGACAGTATAAGGCGGAATTTTGAGCAGATGGAAGAGGAACGCACAAAG GTCTTGATTGCAATGGAGAGACAGAAAGTTGCAGAGAAGGAAGCTGAGACGCAGAAGAAGGTAGCAATAAGTGAAGCTGAAAAGTATGCTCATGTTAGCAAGATCCAGATGGAGCAAAAGTTGATGGAAAAAGAAAGCACAAGGAagcaagaggagattgcaaatgCTATATACATGGCTCGTGAAAAGAGTTTGGCTGATGCCGAGTTTTATCG AACAATGAAAGTGGCAGAAGCGAACAAAATGAAGCTTACTCCTGAGTATTTGGAACTCAAGTTCATTGAAGCAATTGCTAATAACTCGAAGATATTTTTTGGAGACAAG GTGCCAAGTATGATATTTGATCAAAGAATATTGGGAGACTTTCTGAAAGATGCGGGCAGAAGGAACTTGG